From one Microlunatus sp. Gsoil 973 genomic stretch:
- a CDS encoding Wadjet anti-phage system protein JetD domain-containing protein: protein MTSGHWTEPDDIAARVRRRWDDGALLRSYATGAEFPTIQIRLRGPSASEIGDDLGAARDWARRLDTGRRDNSRYDLEWAMIGGRRIGRNRVPSRAVISSYSQAWALLGVTGAVRRFGAILALVDDHEAVRDWVVQHPLRALELSEELPRLLAAFDWLDAHRSSDRYLREIAAPGVDTKFAERHRAVLADLLGVSRTSTGFLVGLGLRAKPEFVRLRFASSLGLPAPLTELGVRADQLADLDLGPTRALVIENEITYLSVDVPADGVVIWGKGFDVDQVGKLSWLTDADVVYWGDLDTHGFAILDRLRAWLPQTRSILMDRETLLTHRDRWVVEDRPATSQLTRLTANEADLYLSLVADAFGDRIRLEQERIDWSWVEQRLGRAFESPRVDPAGS, encoded by the coding sequence GTGACTTCAGGTCATTGGACTGAGCCGGACGACATCGCTGCTCGGGTCCGGCGGCGCTGGGACGACGGCGCGCTGCTGAGGTCGTACGCCACCGGTGCGGAGTTTCCGACGATCCAGATCCGACTGCGCGGCCCGTCCGCTTCGGAGATCGGCGATGATCTTGGTGCGGCCCGGGACTGGGCTCGGCGCCTAGACACCGGACGCCGAGACAACTCCCGCTACGACCTGGAGTGGGCAATGATCGGCGGCAGGCGCATCGGTCGCAACCGGGTGCCGTCGCGCGCAGTGATCTCCTCCTACTCTCAGGCGTGGGCGCTGCTGGGCGTGACCGGGGCAGTGCGCCGATTCGGCGCGATCTTGGCGTTAGTTGATGACCATGAAGCGGTCCGCGACTGGGTAGTCCAGCATCCGCTACGGGCGCTGGAATTGTCTGAGGAGCTGCCGCGGCTATTGGCTGCCTTCGACTGGCTCGACGCGCATCGATCCAGCGATCGGTATCTGCGGGAGATTGCCGCGCCCGGAGTGGATACGAAGTTCGCGGAGCGGCATCGCGCGGTGCTGGCTGACCTGCTCGGCGTCTCCAGAACCTCTACTGGGTTCCTTGTTGGATTGGGATTACGGGCGAAGCCCGAATTCGTACGGCTACGGTTCGCCTCCTCGCTCGGGCTGCCCGCACCGCTAACCGAGCTTGGCGTGCGAGCAGATCAGCTGGCCGATCTTGATCTCGGTCCGACGCGGGCGCTCGTGATCGAGAACGAGATCACCTACTTGAGCGTCGACGTGCCGGCCGACGGTGTGGTGATCTGGGGCAAAGGTTTCGACGTGGACCAGGTCGGCAAGCTCAGTTGGCTGACCGACGCCGATGTCGTCTACTGGGGGGATCTTGACACTCACGGGTTTGCGATCCTCGACCGGCTGCGCGCCTGGCTGCCCCAGACCCGATCAATTCTGATGGACCGTGAAACGCTGCTCACTCATAGAGATCGGTGGGTAGTGGAGGACCGACCGGCGACGTCCCAATTGACACGGCTGACAGCCAACGAAGCCGATCTCTACTTGAGTCTCGTGGCTGACGCGTTCGGCGACCGGATCCGTCTGGAACAGGAGCGGATCGATTGGTCCTGGGTCGAACAGCGGTTGGGTCGGGCGTTCGAATCTCCGCGGGTCGATCCGGCTGGATCCTGA